One window of the Rhizobiaceae bacterium genome contains the following:
- a CDS encoding sensor histidine kinase: protein MRYSPVVDADGHIQGFMDTVVETTETVLAQRRSDVLNAELSHRIRNILTLVSSIASQTVRASEDRQDIERTLIRRLQALADVQNVLRAGVTTEADIHSIVSTALAPHAIEEGRVIAEGPNLKLPEEKALALSLALNELVTNAIKYGSLSNGQGQVAISWQALKTMAFN from the coding sequence GTGAGATACAGCCCTGTCGTCGATGCCGATGGTCACATCCAAGGCTTCATGGACACGGTTGTCGAGACGACCGAGACCGTCCTTGCCCAGCGACGGTCAGACGTTCTCAATGCGGAGCTTTCCCACCGCATACGGAACATCCTCACTCTCGTCAGTTCGATCGCTTCCCAGACAGTGCGAGCGTCAGAAGACCGCCAGGATATCGAAAGGACGCTGATCCGACGCCTTCAGGCTCTCGCCGACGTCCAGAACGTCCTCCGCGCTGGTGTCACGACCGAAGCCGACATCCACAGCATCGTATCCACGGCGCTCGCGCCGCATGCCATCGAGGAAGGCCGGGTCATCGCCGAAGGTCCCAATCTCAAGCTGCCGGAGGAAAAGGCCTTGGCCCTGTCGCTGGCGCTCAACGAACTGGTGACCAACGCGATCAAGTACGGCTCTCTCTCGAACGGACAAGGACAGGTCGCGATCTCATGGCAGGCGCTGAAAACCATGGCCTTCAATTGA
- a CDS encoding ferritin-like domain-containing protein — MAKEKTLEDLFHDTLKDIYYAERKILKALPKMKRAAQSDELKAAFEKHKDETEGHVERLQQVFEIIGKRAQGKTCDAIEGIIAEGEEIMDEFKDTAALDAGLISAAQAVEHYEITRYGTLKRWATELGMADAAKLLDATLQEEAKTDSDLTKLADSSANDRAKARKAA, encoded by the coding sequence ATGGCCAAGGAAAAGACGTTGGAAGATCTCTTCCATGACACGCTGAAGGACATCTACTACGCCGAGCGAAAAATCCTGAAAGCGCTGCCCAAGATGAAGCGCGCCGCTCAATCCGACGAGCTGAAGGCCGCATTCGAGAAGCACAAGGACGAGACCGAAGGTCACGTTGAGCGGCTTCAGCAAGTATTCGAAATTATCGGCAAGCGCGCACAGGGCAAGACCTGTGACGCCATCGAGGGCATCATCGCAGAAGGCGAGGAGATCATGGACGAGTTCAAGGACACGGCGGCTCTCGATGCCGGCCTGATCTCGGCCGCCCAGGCCGTGGAGCATTACGAGATCACCCGCTACGGCACCCTGAAGCGCTGGGCGACCGAACTCGGCATGGCCGACGCGGCCAAGCTGCTCGACGCCACGCTCCAGGAAGAGGCAAAGACCGACAGCGACCTGACGAAACTCGCCGACTCTTCGGCCAACGACAGGGCAAAGGCACGTAAAGCCGCCTGA